One segment of Pempheris klunzingeri isolate RE-2024b chromosome 20, fPemKlu1.hap1, whole genome shotgun sequence DNA contains the following:
- the LOC139219751 gene encoding heparan sulfate glucosamine 3-O-sulfotransferase 6 codes for MGCSKWRAAFNFGHLKVQSKLSVFFTMIILFTYLFYCLNGYCDSLPRPVYDHQSNFQNKIILNDGQEASPQQLGAYNASQLSFVRGQLSDLSHSSAPSNNISIANNFGSKKFPQAIIIGVKKGGTRALLEFLRIHPDVRAVGSEPHFFDRFYEKGLEWYRNLMPRTLEGQITMEKTPSYFITKEAPRRVFSMSRHTKLIVVVRDPVTRAVSDYTQTVSKSPGLPSFQNLAFRNATTGLIDTSWSAVRIGIYAKHLENWLRFFPLSRFLFVSGERLVTDPAGEMGRVQDFLGLKRVVTDKHFYFNQTKGFPCLKKPEGSSRPRCLGKSKGRPHPQIPSEVLLRLRDFYRPFNLKFYQMTGHNFGWD; via the exons ATGGGATGTAGTAAATGGAGAGCTGCGTTCAACTTTGGACACCTGAAGGTGCAGTCCAAGCTGTCCGTCTTCTTTACCATGATCATTCTCTTCACTTACCTCTTCTACTGCCTCAACGGATACTGTGACTCCCTGCCCAGGCCCGTGTACGACCATCAAAGCAATTTCCAGAACAAAATTATCTTAAATGATGGACAAGAAGCGTCGCCGCAGCAGCTCGGCGCGTACAACGCGTCTCAACTCTCGTTTGTGCGGGGACAGCTGTCGGACTTGTCGCACAGCAGCGCTCCATCTAACAATATCTCTATAGCCAATAATTTCGGCAGCAAAAAGTTTCCTCAGGCCATCATCATAGGGGTGAAGAAAGGCGGCACTCGGGCTCTGCTGGAGTTCCTGCGCATCCATCCGGACGTGAGAGCCGTCGGATCTGAGCCGCACTTCTTTGACCGCTTCTACGAGAAGGGGCTGGAATGGTACAG GAACCTGATGCCTCGTACTCTGGAGGGTCAGATCACCATGGAGAAGACCCCAAGTTATTTTATCACTAAAGAAGCACCTCGCCGTGTCTTCTCCATGAGCCGCCACACCAAGCTCATCGTAGTGGTTCGCGACCCTGTGACGCGAGCTGTTTCTGATTACACCCAGACTGTGTCCAAATCTCCCGGGCTCCCATCTTTCCAGAACCTGGCCTTCCGCAATGCTACCACAGGCCTCATCGACACATCTTGGAGTGCCGTGCGCATTGGCATCTACGCCAAGCACCTAGAGAACTGGCTACGCTTCTTCCCGCTCTCGCGTTTTCTCTTCGTCAGCGGCGAGCGCCTTGTGACGGATCCGGCAGGCGAGATGGGCCGGGTCCAGGACTTCCTGGGACTCAAGCGCGTGGTGACAGACAAGCACTTCTACTTCAACCAGACCAAAGGTTTCCCCTGCCTAAAGAAGCCCGAGGGGAGCAGCAGGCCACGCTGCCTGGGGAAGTCTAAGGGCAGGCCCCATCCCCAGATCCCCTCTGAGGTCCTGCTTAGGCTCAGAGACTTCTACAGACCCTTCAATCTCAAGTTTTACCAAATGACCGGTCACAATTTTGGCTGGGACTGA